Sequence from the Gemmatimonas sp. genome:
AGCGGCGCCCCCGCGTTCTTTGGGAGCCAACTGCCGTTGGAGATACCGATGTGGAGGCACCTCGTCGGAAGGGGAAGAAGCCTGGCCGCCCGAAGGGCAGCAAGGCAGTGGACCGCCCTGAGAGTGTGCTCCGCGAGACCGACGGTGGCCCCTCCGTGCGCCGGAGCACTCCCAAGGGGGTGGAGGAGGTCCCAGAGACGTCGGGTCGTTCTGGGGTGAATGGCGCGCCGTCGTCGCGAACTCCCCGCTCGCAACCCGTCGCGGAGGATGCGGCGGCGAAGGCCAGCCGGCGCAATCCTCGACGGATTCGACCCGCGGCGGACGCGGAGCAGTTGGATGCCTTTGGGTAGGACCGGCGGACGCCACATGATGGCGTCCGCAGCGCCCTCGTTGATGCATCGGCTTGTGTTCTGTGGCGTGGAATCTTCTCGGTCACGAAGAATTCGATGTAAATTATTGTTCGATTATAATCGTCGAAGATTCAGTATCTCGTTTCGCTCGCTAGCGCAAATTGTTGATTGACAATGCTTTTCGGTGCTTCAAGCAAAAAATCTGTCGCGGCCAGTAAAGGCCAGGACGGGGCGGGAGGGGTGCGTTGGCGCGGCGCGCCAAAGCCGTAAGAGTCTGCACGTACCCTTCAACCCTTGGAGGTTTTCGTGGCAGTAAACTCGAAGCGCCGTACGTCCAGCACCCCCGCGATCACCAGCGACGCCGGTCGCATCATCGCCAAAGCGACCCGCGAGCGGGTGGCGGAACTGGTGCGCCCAGCGCGCCGCTCCCCGAAGTCCAAGGGAGGAGATTTCCGAGTTCGCAAGCTGCTCACGCCCGTCCAGGTCCAGGAGCAGCTCGAAGTATCCGAGTCGTGGCTCAAGCGCTCCGATATCCCCTTCATCAAGCTGGGCCGCCTTCGCCGGTACGACGCCGCCGTGATCGACGCGTACCTCACCGCCCGCGACACCGCAGCCTGAGGACCTCGCAATGTCGATCAAGCTCCAGCAGCGCGGCGGTACGTTCTCGATCTACGTCCCCAACACGGTCGGCAAGGGGCGCCCCGTGCTCCGCGCCACCGGGTATGCCAACCGGACGACGGCCCTGAAGGTGGCCACCATGGTGGCCAACCTCCGCGACCGCGGCGAGTTCGAGCTCCTCAACGCGGTCGCTGAAGGGAAGACAACGCTGTTCGACCTGTACCAGGCGCAGGTGCAGAACAAACAGCAGGTGCTCAAGAAGCTGCTCAAGCGGGTCGCGATCTCCCCCTTCCTCGAGCCTTGGTTGAAGAGCTGTGCGGCCAACGGACTGTCCGACGCCAGCGTCTCGCTATACCGGAGCCGCATGGAGAAGCTGTTCGCCCCCGCGACGTTGGCGCCGATCGTGTACGTGGATCAGCTGACCGAGGGCACGATCATCAACCTGATCGCTGCCCTCGGAGTCTCCAGCGGTACGGCCCGACAGTACCTGCATGAGCTCCAGAGCCTCTGCCGCTTCCTGGTGGCGCAGGGGGTACTGAGTCACAACCCAGCCGCGAATCGGGACCTGATCCGCGTCCCAAAGAAGAACAAGGCGCGCCGCCGTTGGGTCCGGGACAATGTGGACCGCGCGATCGTGGAAGCGGCGGACCCGGAGTATCAGGGGGTGTTCGCGTTCCTGCACGGAACCAGCGCCGATCGCGGAGACGTGCCCCGCCTGCGCCGCCGGGATGTGAACCTCGATCAGCAGTACGTCGACATCGACGGCAACAACAAGGCTGCTACGCGCCGCCGCATGCGTGTTCCAGTGGAACCATGGGCGCTGCCGTACCTAGTGCGGGCGTGTGAGGGATTGGAG
This genomic interval carries:
- a CDS encoding tyrosine-type recombinase/integrase; amino-acid sequence: MSIKLQQRGGTFSIYVPNTVGKGRPVLRATGYANRTTALKVATMVANLRDRGEFELLNAVAEGKTTLFDLYQAQVQNKQQVLKKLLKRVAISPFLEPWLKSCAANGLSDASVSLYRSRMEKLFAPATLAPIVYVDQLTEGTIINLIAALGVSSGTARQYLHELQSLCRFLVAQGVLSHNPAANRDLIRVPKKNKARRRWVRDNVDRAIVEAADPEYQGVFAFLHGTSADRGDVPRLRRRDVNLDQQYVDIDGNNKAATRRRMRVPVEPWALPYLVRACEGLEPEDLVFDGLSLDAISRAHKRATKKAKVKNYWLRDSRHSYAIRAILRGAAIADVSAWLGHSSLATTYETYVHFDGEVKQILVAGSGIREGEGGTPSAPSAPVSARRRRSHANSPVAPQATGRRRSPKEA